The Acidicapsa acidisoli genome window below encodes:
- a CDS encoding L-rhamnose mutarotase, translating to MSAREAKQRVAFLLRLRPGMGEAYDRSHEHVWPEMLDLLKRSGVSEYSIFRRDEMLVLVMCVEDFDTVWDRIEADPINTRWQQAMAPYFEPIGDLRPGERFPMLREVFYLP from the coding sequence GTGAGTGCTCGCGAGGCAAAACAGAGGGTGGCGTTTCTGCTGCGGCTGCGTCCGGGGATGGGCGAGGCGTATGACCGGTCTCATGAGCATGTTTGGCCGGAGATGCTGGATTTGCTGAAGCGGTCAGGGGTTTCGGAGTACTCGATTTTTCGGCGCGATGAGATGCTGGTGCTGGTGATGTGCGTCGAGGACTTCGACACTGTATGGGATCGCATTGAGGCTGACCCGATCAATACGCGCTGGCAGCAGGCGATGGCTCCGTATTTTGAGCCTATCGGTGACTTGCGGCCGGGCGAGCGCTTTCCGATGCTGCGAGAAGTATTCTATCTGCCGTAA